CCTCGGCGAACTCGAACCGTAACTCGGCGACGCACCGCTCGTACTTCTGTTCCATCTCGCGCTCGCTCTGCGCGGCGATGAGGATCTGCGCGAGCTCGTAGGAGTAGCTGTCCTGCTCGGGCAGTTCGGACAGGCGCTGCCCTTCGCGTGGGCTGACGTCGATCGCGACGCCGTCGATCTTCTGCTCCAACGCGGCGATCTCGGCTTCGGTCGGCGCCCGGGTCACCACGGCGTCGCGGGAGAAGCGCCGCAGGTACCACCGCCCGGCGATGCGGTAGGGACCGTGGGAATCACGGGGTTTCGGTGCTTCACCGAGGCCGAGCCGGACCATGATGTCGTGGTTGGCGACACCGTCGACCAGTTCGAAAAGCTCGGCGTGGGACTGCGAATGCCGCGGGTTGATCTCCAGCAGGCTGACCTGAGCGGTCCCGACGTCGCAGAAGAACTCGATGCTGAAGGTCGCGTTGTCGAAGCAGATCCGGGGCATCACAAGCTGCGCGGCGTCTTCCATGCGCCGCACCACGTCGTCGGGCAGCTGGGATGGGTACTGGTGCCTGAGGAACGAAGACCGTTCCGGGTAGTCGATCGAGTCCAGTGCTGCGTAGACGGTCACCTCGCCGTTCCAGACGTACCCCTCCACCGCGGCCTGCACCCCGGACAGCTCCGCCTCGGCGAGGCAGGCAGCCCCACCCACTGAGGCGATCTCAGGCGGCAGATCCACCTTGCCGAGGACGTGATCAAACGGGTTGCCGACGCGTCCGACCCCCTGGCGGATTTCCGTGACAGCGGCGGCGAAATCCTCCTGATCGGTCACGTGGAAAGCGAGCTCCGAGGAGAACGACTTCACCGGCTTGAGCCACACGGGAAAGGACATGCCCTCGGGCAACCCTGGTTCTTCCTCGTCGAGATCGACGATGCCGAACGGCGGCGTCTCGTCAATCACCGCCCGTTGTTCGAGCCGGCTCCAGTACTTGTGCTCACACTTGAGAACCGCCTCGAGCGGGACGTGCGGCAGGCCGTGCTGCTCACACAGCAGAGGCACCAGCGTCGCGGCCGGGAAGTCCCAAAAGCCAACGATCGCGTCGATCCGGCCCTCGAACGCGGCCAACTCCTCCGTTGCCTTGTCCAGCAGCCCGACGATGTCGATCTCGCCGTGCTGGAGCTCCTCCGGGGTCAGCAGGCCGTGGAACTTGTAGTTTTCGGCGTCCGGCAAGCGTTCCAGCACTCGCGCGTTGTCGGCGTCGAGGCCGATCACGAAAATGTTCTTCGTCATCCGGTCGGTTTCCCGTTCGTCGTCGTGGTCATGGAATTCCCCGTCACCACGGCGACAAACTGGGCCATCTGGCACAACATGCACGACAGCAGGGTGAACGCGGTTCAGACCAAATCGCGCGGGACCACGCGGTGCCAGTTTCGTGACATGATCCGGCGGGCGCCTTCGTAGGCGTCGAGCCGGGCATCGACGATGAACTCGTCGGGGGTGCAGGAAACCCGGGTGCGGGTCTCACTCCGAGCCGACCACTCGCCTCGCTCGAACGTCACGACCCACTCCGTTTCGGCCATGGCGGAGCAGAAGTCGTCGGCGACCCAGCTGTAGCGTTCGTGCACGTCACGGGTGATCGCGAGGTCGATGTCGTTGTACCGGACGGTGCCGGAGTTCTTCACGATGTCCAGTGCGGAGTGGTAGTCGACCAGGTCCCGCGAGACCGTCCAGCGCTGCTCGGGCGGGGTCAGCGCGGTGGTCGAGACCGGCGGCGTCCCTTCCGGCTGTTCGAACGGCCGCTCGGAGACCTCGTCGGATTCTGCGACCGGCCGCACCGGGAGGGTCAGCGTGCTTTGTCCGGTGTGGATGGACAGTGTGACCGGCTCCGGCGGCGGCCAAGCGAGTGGCCAGTACGAAGTGGACAGAGAAAGCCGGATACGGTGCCCCGCGGGGAAAGCCTGCGCTACCCCGTTCAGTTCGAGCTGAACCTCGTAGACCTGCCCCGGTTCCAGAGGGACGGGGTTTTCATGGCCTTCGCGGTGGGTGAGGTTGAGCAGGCCGTATGTCACGCGGGTGGCACTCCCGTCCGGGGCCACGTCCGACAATCGCGCCGCCACCATCGCCACCGGTCGGTCGGCTGAGATCGTGAGCCGCACCTGTGGTGCGCCGAGGATCTCACAGCGGTCGGTGAGCACATCGGTGTCGAAGACGAGCGATCCGCCGTCTTCCTCGCGCTGGTCGTAGGGCAGGTCGGGAGGTGCGCTGTAGGAAGCCCACTTCCCCGCGAACTGACCCACCGACAGCGGCGAGGACAGATGCAGGGTCTCCTCGGGGGCGGTTTCGCCGGGCCGGGCGATCCGGTGGGGCGCGAGCGGGTGTTCCGACGGCGCTACGTGGGGCGAGGGCCAGCACGCCTCACCGACCCACCGCCCTGGCCGGTCTTCATAGGAGGTCGACGGCGGGACGCTGTCCTGCATCCACGTGCGCAGCATCGGGCCGTCCATCACACCGTTGTCGACGTCCTTGAGCCAGTGGTCCCACCAGCGCACCACTTCCTGGAGGTAGCCGATCGCCGGCCCGGGTTCGCCCAGGTGCGGATACTTGTGCGACCACGGGCCGATCAGGCCGCGCCGCGGCACGTCGAGGTGGGCCAGCAGCCTCGTCACCGCGTTCGAGTAGCCGTCGGCCCAGCCGCTGGAGGCGAGCACCGGCACCTGCACGTCGTGGTAGTTCTCCGACACTGACGCGTGCCGCCAGTACTCGTCGCGCCGCTGGTGCCGCAGCCACTGCTCGGCCCACAGGCTGCAGTGCTCCAGCCGCTCCAGCCACAGCTCGCGCCAGCGATCCCCCACCAGCGCGGGATCCGGCGGCAGCGTCGCGTCGGAGAACATCGTGCCGGACTCCGCGACGTTGTCCGACAACAGACAACCACCCATGTAGTGCATGTCGTCGGCGAACCGGTCGTCGGTGAACGACGAGATCACGATCGCCCGCAGGCTCGGCGGTTTCCGCGCGGCCACCTGCAGCGCAGCGAACCCACCCCACGAGATGCCCATCATCCCCGTGACGCCACTGCACCAGGGCTGCGATGCCAGCCACGCCAGCACGTCCTCCGCGTCCTGCTGCTCCGACTCCAGATACTCGTCCTCAAGAACCCCCTCGGACTCCCCGGTGCCGCGGATGTCGACACGCACACAGGCGTACCCGTGGCCGGCGAGGTAGGGGTGATGAATCGAGTCGCGAACCGAAGTGAGATCACGCTTGCGATAGGGGATGTACTCCAGAATTCCCGGCACCGGCACGGATTCCGAGCCGGCCGGTCGCCAAATTCTGGCCGCCAGCCGGATCCCGCCCGACACGGAAATCCAGACGTTCTCGTCCTCGATGATGTCGTACGGCAGCGACGTGAGCGCACGGGTACCCATGGATCTTCGCGTACCCGAGCCCACCGTCTCGGAAACACACCAACCGCGCCAGCGGCAGCTCAGCTTCTCACCGTCGGCCGACATGCGCAAAACAGATGGCGCTCGTTCACAAACCTCCGCTGCCCGAGGGTGCGCGGCTCAGGTCTACGACGCAGAACACGTTCCCCTCGGGGTCGGCGAGTACCACGAAGTCGGGATCCAGGGGGTAGCTGTCCCAGTCGACGTGCCGGGCACCCAGCGCGACCAAGCGTTCGACCTCGGACCGTTGCTCGTCGGCGGTGTCCAAGACGAGGTCGAGGTGCAGCCGGGGTCGCCGCTCGACCGGTGAGGAACTCCGCATCAGGCCCAGCACCCGGTCTCCCCCGCTCCGCTGCCGAAGGGTGCGCCAGTTGCCGCTATCCCACTCCGGCGAGACTTCGAGCCCGAGGGCAGCGCTCCAGAAAGCACTGGCACAAGACAGATCGATCGGGGCCATGCGACCAGCGGACGTAGAGATCTTCGCCGGCGTTGGCCGTGAACAGTTCGGACAGCTGATCGAGGTCGTGGACGGTCGGCATGTCCTGCCCCTGCGGGTGCGCGGACGATCGCCGTGTGGATTCGGTCATCGTCGATGAGCACGCCGACGCGCTCGATGCGCACGTGCGCCAGATGGACGACCACGCCAACGCCCTCCGCCGCTACCGCGGCGGCCGGTGACCCGGCTGCCCACGAAGGAGACGATCGTGAGCTCACCACCCAGAACTTGGTCGAGGGCGTGTTCGCTAACCACGACTTCGGCGGCGAGATCCGGCCGCGACTACATCGTGCAGACCACCGAGGTCAGCCTCCGACCACCTCACCGAGCGCGGCGACGAGCTGGCACGCAGCCCGACCGAGCTGGACGCGCTCGGGCTGACACCACCGGAGTCCACCGGCCCCCGCGACGACTGAGCTGTTCTTCGATGACCTTGCGCTCGCTGGCCTCGCCCTCAGGCGGCCTTCCGGGCTGCCTCTTCGTCGAGACGGCACAACAGCGAGCACGCGACCACAAGGCCTGCACCGCGTTACGCCGGTTGTACTGGCGAGGATTCATGGTGTGGCCCGTCGCGTTCATTGGCGGGGCGATTTCGGGCCGGGGACGCCTGAGGTGTGGCGGCCCCGGCCCTGATGCGTCGTGGTCGGCGGTCAGGCGATCGCGCCGGCGGCGTCGATCCGGATCACCGAGCCGGTCAGGTAGCTCGCCCGGGGCGAGACCGCGAACAGGATCGCCTCGGCGATCTCTTGCGGCGCGGCGGTGCGCTGCAGCGCGGTGGCCCGGCCGAGGTCCTCGACACTATCGCCCCACTCGACCAGGACGCCGTCGGTCCTGGTC
The sequence above is a segment of the Amycolatopsis sp. 2-15 genome. Coding sequences within it:
- a CDS encoding CocE/NonD family hydrolase; this encodes MGTRALTSLPYDIIEDENVWISVSGGIRLAARIWRPAGSESVPVPGILEYIPYRKRDLTSVRDSIHHPYLAGHGYACVRVDIRGTGESEGVLEDEYLESEQQDAEDVLAWLASQPWCSGVTGMMGISWGGFAALQVAARKPPSLRAIVISSFTDDRFADDMHYMGGCLLSDNVAESGTMFSDATLPPDPALVGDRWRELWLERLEHCSLWAEQWLRHQRRDEYWRHASVSENYHDVQVPVLASSGWADGYSNAVTRLLAHLDVPRRGLIGPWSHKYPHLGEPGPAIGYLQEVVRWWDHWLKDVDNGVMDGPMLRTWMQDSVPPSTSYEDRPGRWVGEACWPSPHVAPSEHPLAPHRIARPGETAPEETLHLSSPLSVGQFAGKWASYSAPPDLPYDQREEDGGSLVFDTDVLTDRCEILGAPQVRLTISADRPVAMVAARLSDVAPDGSATRVTYGLLNLTHREGHENPVPLEPGQVYEVQLELNGVAQAFPAGHRIRLSLSTSYWPLAWPPPEPVTLSIHTGQSTLTLPVRPVAESDEVSERPFEQPEGTPPVSTTALTPPEQRWTVSRDLVDYHSALDIVKNSGTVRYNDIDLAITRDVHERYSWVADDFCSAMAETEWVVTFERGEWSARSETRTRVSCTPDEFIVDARLDAYEGARRIMSRNWHRVVPRDLV
- a CDS encoding VOC family protein, which gives rise to MAPIDLSCASAFWSAALGLEVSPEWDSGNWRTLRQRSGGDRVLGLMRSSSPVERRPRLHLDLVLDTADEQRSEVERLVALGARHVDWDSYPLDPDFVVLADPEGNVFCVVDLSRAPSGSGGL